Proteins encoded together in one Candidatus Omnitrophota bacterium window:
- a CDS encoding polyribonucleotide nucleotidyltransferase: MESVTTRLGNEELIISTGKLAKQADGSVTVQCGGTMVLVTCVCARTANESMDFFPLTVEYKERTFAAGRIPGGFFKREGRPTEKEILTSRMIDRPIRPLFPDGMMNEVQVIATVLSSDGKNESDALAVIGASAALTISDIPFNGPIGCVRVGKVG; the protein is encoded by the coding sequence ATGGAATCAGTTACAACCAGATTGGGGAATGAAGAACTTATAATATCGACAGGAAAACTTGCGAAACAGGCTGACGGGTCGGTCACCGTGCAGTGTGGCGGCACTATGGTGCTTGTCACGTGTGTGTGTGCCAGAACAGCCAACGAAAGCATGGATTTCTTTCCCCTTACGGTCGAGTATAAGGAGAGGACTTTCGCGGCGGGCAGGATCCCAGGCGGATTTTTCAAGAGGGAAGGCAGGCCTACAGAGAAAGAGATACTCACTTCCAGGATGATAGACAGGCCGATAAGACCGCTGTTCCCGGACGGCATGATGAACGAGGTGCAGGTGATAGCGACAGTGCTTTCATCCGACGGGAAGAACGAGTCTGACGCTCTCGCCGTTATCGGCGCGTCAGCGGCGCTCACTATATCCGATATACCTTTTAACGGCCCTATAGGTTGTGTGAGGGTCGGCAAGGTCGGGG